The stretch of DNA GCGAACACGGCCAGATTAAGGATTTTGAGACAATGCTCCTCCACCGTAACGGGCGTAAGCGCGTTTGTCAGATTTCGGTCTGGGCCGTTGCCGATCAGGTTGGCAAGCCCGAGTGGTTTCAGGGTATCGTGCGCGACATTACCGACCAGAAGCGGGCGCAGCAGGATCTGATTCTGGCCGAAAAGCTGACCATGACGGGAAAAATCGCCCGCAGTATTGCCCACGAAGTACGAAATCCGCTCACTAACCTGAGTCTGGCCCTGGAGCAACTTAAGGAAGAATTAGACACCGACAGCGAGTTTGTGACGATGTACACCGACATTATCGGGCGTAACGTAGACCGCATCGGGCAGTTGATTACCGAAATGCTCAACTCGTCGAAGCCCCGCGAATTAGACCGCAAAAAGCAGGATCTGAACGTGGTGGTGAAGGCAACGTTGCAGTTGGTGACAGACCGTATCAGGCTAAAGCGAATGCGACTGGAAACCAAATTCGCGACCGACGACTGTACTGCGCTGCTCGACCGCGATCAGGTGAAAACGGCACTGCTCAACATTTTGGTCAATGCCGTAGAAGCCATGCAGGAAGGCAAGGGTATATTAACTGTTAAAACGAGTTGCCACGAAGAAGGCCGCGTTTGCATAGAAGTGATCGACAACGGCGACGGCATTAGCGAAACAGATCGGCAGCGGCTATTCGACCCATTTTTCACGGGTAAGTCAGGTGGCATGGGGCTGGGTCTTACCGCTACCCAGAACATCATCAACAGCCATAAAGGGTCTATCGAGGTAGAAAGCCAGGTAGGGCAGGGAACCACTTTCCGGCTCTATTTTCCCAAGTGATAAAAAGTAGTTCTTATCGGTTGCAAACGTCGTGCGAAGCCAGTTTTTAATGAACTGGCTTTTTTGTGGAAAAGAGTGAGTAAAATATTACACACCCCCCAACAGAATTTCCACATATTTGGTATAAATTTTTTAGACAAACTTAGTTCAGTATCTATCAAAATTATTCGCAAACACTTGATTATAAGAGATATACTAATAGTTAAAAGGGTATGGTAGCGGCAATCACATGAACTGGCATAATTTGCGCAGTAGGAAAGTCATGACTATGACACCTATGTGGACACCTACTCACTTTCCGGCTGCTATGCGGTCGCTCAACCCCAGCACGCGGGCCAAAGCGATTGAAATTGCAAACCAACTGCTGGAGCAGGGACAGTTGGATAAGCAACGTGCCATTACCATCAGCATTATTGAGGCCCGTCGTCTGGCCCGAATGTATGCTGTTGAGACAGACCGCATCGGACGCTCTGTTTCATCCTACGCTTAATAACCAAAACCTATTACTCAACTACCGACATGATCTGGAACAAGACCATTTACGACACCTTAACCAGTTGCGCCACACTGTGTGATGAGTTTGCCACCGAATGTTCACGGTCGGAAGATATTGAGAATTGGTATCGCAGCATTTTTTTAAACCTCGACTGCGCCGATATGTGCCGCCAACTGGCGATGCTGTACGTGCGTGGCTCAGAAAATACGCGCCTGTTGGCAACTGCCTGCATTGAAGTATGCGAAAAATGCGCCCAGGAAATAGCTCAGTTCGATACAGAACGTTGCCAGCAGGTTTATGCTATGTGTCAGCAGACCATTCTAAGCTGTGTTAGTATCTTGAACATGCAGCGCAATGACGCCGACGCGAAAAATCCAACGTCAACCCCGGCATCGCTTTTTTACGGCATCGACCTGCGCGAGACCATCTATAATTAATAGCTAACAGCCAGCAGCCAACAGTAGTTTTGCCAATTAGCGAAGCTACTGTTGGCTGCTGATTGTTGGTTGATAACTGAAACAACCGTTATGGAAACCAAACCACAGAAAAACGAAAAATTAGAAAAAGTGCGGAAAATGGTTGGCGACATCCGCATTGCGATGATGACGACCGTTAACGACGAGGGTCAGTTGATGAGCCGCCCAATGGCTGCTTTAGAAATGGATGAAGACGCTACAATCTGGTTCTTTACCCAAAAAACATCGCCCAAAGTTGCTCAGATAGAACAGCACGAACGACAGGTTAATCTGGCGTTTGTCAACGTAAGCGATGCGGATTACGTATCCATTTCGGGTACTGCCGATGAAATTGACGACCGCGCCAAAATCGACGAACTCTGGAATCCACAGGCTAAAGCATGGTTTCCCAACGGCAAAGATGATCCGAATCTGACGCTGTTGCGCGTGCATACTCACATGGCCGAATACTGGGACTCGAACGACAGCACGATGGTTCGGTTGTTCCAGCAGGCCAGTGCAGCCCTAACCGGAACCGTTCCTAAAATGGGCGAAAACGAAAAAGTTTACAACTGAACAGACGCAAGGTAAAAGGGGTAAGGCTGGAAAGAGACTTGGTGTGTCCTTCCGGCCTTACCCCTTACGTTTTATCCCACTTTTATGATTGTTATCCAAACAGATACCGGCTGGCAAGTCATTCATCAGCAGGCGCATGGCTTACTGGCTGTGCAGGCCGCCATGCATTGGCAGGTCGATAAACGACCAAAATACTGGATTGAGACGCTGATCGCGCTCACCGAACACGATGATGGGCAAGACCCGTGGGAGGGCCGCAATCATCTGACAACGGCGGGTGCCCCGCTTCATTTTCAGGTTCTGGAGTATTCTGTGGAGCAATGCCGGAACATGATTGCGATTTCGCTCGACAAAAGCCGCTGGAACGCGCTCATGCTGTCGATGCACACGTCATTCTTGTACGAAGAAAAACGCGGTACGGATAAGGCATTGGATGAATTTTTAGATCAACAGATCGACAACCAGAAGAAGTGGCGTAAGCAATACGCAGCTACGAAAGCCGACGCGCAATATGCCTACGATTTTATTCAATGGTGCGATGCGCTGTCGCTTATTCTGTGCCTGAATCAGGTGCCGCCCGAAGGCCGTCGGCTCGAAATCAGCAAAGGGCCCGATGGTGTCTCGTATTACATCCTGCAAAATCCGAACGGTTCGCTCTGCATTGATCCGTGGCCGTTTGATGTACCGGCGTTCGCGGCTCACGTCGAAGTTTTCGAGTTGAATCAGTTGGTTTTCAGCGATGACAATGAATTGTACAACGCCTTGCAGGATGCGCCCTTAGCGTTGAAAGAGTGGCAGTTTGTGCAACGTAGCCAATAATCGGGGTATATTGCCGCTATGGACGTGTATTTAATTCGACACACTGAAGTGGCTGTGGGCCGCAGCGTAGCCTACGGGCAGTCGGACGTTGACCTGGCCGACGCTTATGATGAGCAGCGCGACCGGCTGCTGGCGCATCTGCCCACCGATGCTGCTGCTATTTTCTCCTCGCCCCTGACCCGCTGCCGACGCTTAGCCGACGACATAGCCGGGAGTATGGCTGCCGGGAGCCGCATAGAAACGGCACCAGGGCAAACCGCCCTAATCGACGCACATCGGCCTGTTGTAGTACACGATGACCGGCTGAAAGAGTACCACTTCGGTGATTGGGAAATGGTTCCGTGGGCCACTATCGACCGTGCGGCTCTCGACCCCTGGATGGCCGACTTTGTAACGGTTCGCGTTCCCAACGGCGAGAACTTTCAGGACCTCTTCGACCGTGTCAGCCGGTTCTGGCGCGAGCAGATTCTGCCGTTGGCCGAAACCCAACCGGGTCAGCCCGTGTTTATCGTTACGCACGGGGGCGTAATTCGGGCTTTGCTCTGTCTGTTTCTGGATTTATCTTTGCACAATGCTTATCGAATAAACCTCGACTACGGAGCCGTAACGAAGCTAACCCTAACGGATTTGTCGTATACGATTCAATACATCAATCGTTGACCCTGTGCCACACCGCAGCGAAGTGGTATGGCACTTACTAACAAACTATATGAAATCGATTTCGATTCGTCCTGCCACGCTGATGCTCATGATTCTGGCTGCCGCGCTGTTCCGCTTGCTGCCTCACTGGCCTAATTTTACGCCCATTGCGGCTATGGCTCTGTTTGGCGCGGCCACCTTCGAGCGCAAATGGCTGGGTCTGGCGACTCCGCTGGCGGCTATGCTACTGAGCGATGCGCTGATTGGTTTTCACGGCAGCATGGGGGCTGTTTACCTGAGCTTCGGTTTAACGTGGCTGTTAGGAATATGGGCCTTGCAACGACCAACCGCCGGGCGCGTGGCTTCGGCGTCGGTCACGGCGTCGGTGCTGTTTTTCCTGATTACCAACTTCGCTGTCTGGTACGGCAGCGCGTTTTACCCGCAAACGCTGGCTGGTCTGGCAAGCTGCTATGTGGCTGGTCTGGCATTTTACAACGGCACGTCGTTTTTCCTGAACGGCCTGCTGGGCGATCTCTTTTTCAGTGGTGTGCTGTTCGGCAGTTTCTACCTCCTTCAGCAACGTTTCCCTGTGCTGCGCGTAGCGCAATAAGTCTGCTGTTATAGATGCATGAATAGCTGGTCGCTCGTTGGGAACGAGCGACCAGCTATTTTAATCCCACTCCCACGAATCTTCGTTGATTAGTTCGGCAACGGCACCGGTCCAGCCGGTTTGGTGGCTGGCTCCAATGCCCTGGGCCGTGTCGCCGTGGAAATACTCGAAAAATAAAATCAACTCCTTGTTTTCAGAACGCTGGTAAAATGGACTGAATGGGCCATTGACGGGGCGATGCCCGTTGGCATCCTGCTCGAAGATACTCACTAAGCGGTCGGCCAATGCCTGCGATACCTGTTTGAGATTGAGCCAGTTGCCTGAGCCAGTTGGGTATTCGACCTGCAAACTGTCGCCGTAGAACTGATAGTATTTTTTCAGCGACTTTATCAGCAGATAATTGATAGGCATCCAAACGGGACCACGCCAGTTGGAATTGCCACCAAACATGCCCGAGTCCGAATCGCCCGGCACGTAGGCGATACTGTATGTGTCGCCATTGATTTGCACGGAATATGGGTGCTGCTCATGGTATTTCGACAATGCCCGAATACCGCCCGGCGACAGAAACTCCGATTCATCGAGCATAACCTGCAATAGCTTTTCCAATTTATCCCGCGAAATCAGCGACAGCAGAATATCACCCTGCTCATTCACAAGCTGTTCGGGCATAGGCCGCCCCAGTTCGAGATGATATCGCTGGAAAAACGACATTCGCTTTAGAAAATCGGCCAGCGGTTCGCACTTTTCCCGCCGGATAACCGACACCGCAAACAACACCGACAGCCCAACCGCCGACCGCACTTCCAATTTTGCCGACGGCCCGCGCATGGGGTGGAGCAGGTCGTAGAAAAACTGGTCTTTTTCGTCCCAGAGTGCCTGATTCAGCGATTCGCCAATCAGTACAAAATGCTCGTAAAACTTGGTCGCCACATCTTCAAACGTTGGGTCGTAGCGCGTGATTTCCAATGCCATATCCATCAGGTTGAGCGCGTACATACCCATCCAGGCAGTGGCGTCGGCCTGCTCAAGGAGGGTGCCGGGCGGGAGGTGGCTGCGGTTGATGACGCCGATATTATCAAGGCCCAGAAAGCCTCCGCCAAAAATATTGTTTTCTTCGTCGTCGTGCCGGTTGGCCCACCACGTAAAATTGATAAGCAGTTTCTGAAATGCCCGCTTCAAAAACTGAATGTCGGCATTGCCATAAATAGCCTTCTCAATTTTATAAACCGACAACGCTCCCCAGGCATGAACGGGCGGGTTTACGTCCGAAAAATTCCATTCATAAGCTGGCATTTGCCCCTGCGGATTCATATACCACTCGCGCATCAGCAGAATCAACTGGTTTTTGGCAAATGCCGGGTCCACCATAGCCAGTGGCACGGTATGAAAGGCCAAATCCCAGGCTGCATACCACGGGTACTCCCACTTGTCGGGCATACTCAGCACGTCTTCGTTATTGAGGTGTTCCCAGCGTGCATTTCGGCCCAGCACCCGTTCGGGCGGGGGAGGCAGGTGGCCGGGATCGCCCTGAAGCCAGCGCGGAATGTCGTAGTGATAGTATTGCTTGGTCCAGAGCATACCGGCCAACGCCTGCCGCATAATTTGCAGCCGGTCGGTGGTGGTATCGGCGGGTGCCAGTTGCCGGTAAAAGTCGTCGGCTTCGCGAACACGGTCGGTAAACACCTGCTGAAACTCTTCGCCAAATGGTTTGAGAATCAATTCATTGACTAACCGAAGACAAACCGACTGCGACTCGCCGGGTTGCAGTGTCAGTGCGTAGACGGGCGCGAATTTGGTGCCACTTTGATTTTCCTGAAGCAGTTGGAGCAGATAGTCGTCATCCTGACAAATAGCTTCGTGAAAGGCGTCTTTCACAAACGGCGACGTGTTTGGTACGCCGTATAGCCGCTTCATATTTGTCTCGTTCTCGGTCAGGAGAGCCGTGTCGGTAGGTTCGTAATACAGAAAATACTGCCCCGTTTTAGGATGGCTGAGTTGCGCCAGACCCGTATGCGGGGCGTCGGGTCGGCGGTTGATGGTCGGTTTTTCGACATTTGGCTCAAATGCCCATCGGTTGCGGCACCAGAGGGTAGGCAGCACCGTCAGCGGAGCCGGGTCGAGGCCTTGATTTACGACCGTAATGCGAATGCAAACGTCATTATCGCTTTTCCTGGCGTATTCAACGTCGACATCGAAATAACGACCTTCTTCAAAAACGCCCGTGTGCAGAATCTCGAATTCAGGTTCCTGCCGGTTGCGGATGCCATTTTCGTGTACGAGCCAGCCGTAAGGAAACGGAGCTTGTGGGTACTTGTAGCGCATCCGCATGTACGAGTGCGTGGGCGTGTTGTCGAGGTAGTAGTATAACTCCTTAACGTCTTCGCCGTGGTTGCCTTCGTTATTGGTCAGGCCAAACAGCCGTTCTTTCAGAATACCGTCGCGGTGATTCCAGAGAGCCAGCGCGAAGCAAACGTTCTGCCGCCGGTCGGAGATGCCGCCGAGACCATCTTCGCCCCAGCGGTACACGCGCGAACGGGCATGGTCGTGCGGAAAGAAATTCCACGCATCGCCATTGGCCGAATAGTCTTCGCGCACCGTACCCCACTGTCGCTCCGACAGATACGGCCCCCATTTGGCAAGCGGGATTGTTTTTTTTGCCGCTTCTTCTACCCGTAGTCGTTCAGCCGAAGGTTTTGTCATCGTTTTTCTGTTTATAAGACCATTTTTTACCCACCTGTTGCGAAACTCTCGAAGACTGTCATGCCCCCATCGATGAAAATACTGGCTCCAGTAATGTAGTCCGAAAGGTCAGAAGCTAAGAAAACGGCTAAGTTGCCGATGTCTTCGGGCTGACCAATTCGATTGTATGGAATAAGCCCCAGCAGGCTCGACATGGCCTGTGGCGTTTCCCAGGCGGGGCGATTAATGGGCGTTTGAATGGCTCCCGGACAAATGCTGTTGACCCGAATCCGACGATCACCGTATTCCTGTGCCAGCGATTGCATCATGAGTTTGACCCCGCCCTTCGAGGCCGCGTAGTTAACGTGACCAGCCCACGGAATCAGCTCATGCACCGAACTCATACAGATAATTTTGCCCGTTGCTGCCGACACCTCCGGGCGTGGACCCCGGCGCAAAAACTCACGAATGGCCGCCCGAGCGCATAGAAACTGGCCCGTCAGGTTCACGTTGATGACAGCGTTCCACTGGTCCAGCGTCTGTTCATGAAAGGGCGCATTTCGCTCGATACCAGCATTATTGACGAGAATATCGACCGTGCCATAACGGGAAACCACATCGCTGAACATTGCCTCGACCTGAGCTTCCTGGCTTACGTCGCATTGGGCCGTCATACCCTGCCCGCCAGCGTCAGTAATTTCCTGTAGCACCGCTTCGGCGGCTACCTGCGACGACGCAACGGGGTAGTTAATCACGACCGTAGCACCGGCCTTTGCCAGTGATTTTGCCACCCCCGCGCCAATGCCGCTGCTGGCTCCCGTAATGAGGGCGATTTGCCCTTTCAGTGTTTGATCCATATAAAATAGCTTGATGAAATAGTACTCTGAGTAAGTTTTTAGCTGATAACGCCGAAAGTTCGCTGGTTCAGGCGGGCATAGCTTGTCCGGTTACGTAATCTAATTGTAAATTAATCCCGCTTCCGTACCTTATCTATACATCTTCAAACACCCCACTTATGTTTACCACTAAGCGCGTTCCTTTTTACATTGTTTTCCCGTTTGCTGCCCGATCCATCCTTTTCTTTCTGCTGTATTCTACCGGAATATGCCTGCTCTACTGGGGTTTAGACTGGAAATTTCTGGCGATTCCATTCGTGCCAATTGCTACCATCGGTACGGCAGTAGCCTTTTACGTAGGCTTCAAAAATAATTCCTCCTATGACCGGCTGTGGGAAGCCCGCCGAATCTGGGGGAGTTTAACGAACGCCAGCCGGTCGTGGAGCATCATGGTGCTCGACTACATCGGCCCCGACCAACTTGCCGATCCTGTCAATGAGGCTGAACTGAAGCGACTACACAAAGAGCTTATTTATCGGCATCTGGCCTATCTGACGGCCCTGCGCGTACAGCTTCGCCAAAAGCCCGTATGGGTGCAACATCGCGACCCGGCGCATGAGGTAATCGAGCGGATTACTGAGTTTAAGCAGTGTAGTTTAGACAAAGAGGTAAGCCGGTTCATCTCCGAACATGAGGCCGAACTGCTCATCAGACACCCCAATCCGGCCACGTATCTGCTACGGCAGCAGTCGGCACAACTACGCGAATTACGTAACGAAGGCTACCTGTCGGAATACTACCACGTTGATCTGGAGCGGATGCTGGTTGAGTTTTATAATCAGCAGGGGGCCTGCGAGCGTATTAAATCGTTTCCGTTTCCGCGCCAGTATGCCTTTTTTAGCTACGTGTTTACATGGTTATTCATTTTTGTGCTGCCGTATGGGCTGTTGAGCGAGATGGCGAAAGCCAGTAGCTGGCACATCTGGCTTATGGTGCCATTTTATACCATTATCGCCTGGGTGTTCAATACAATGGAAGTGGTGGGGGATACCAGCGAAAACCCATTTGAAAATAGTATTAACGACGTACCTATGACGGCCATTTGCCGCAACATCGAAATCGATCTGCGCGATATGCTCGGCGAAACCGACCTGCCAAAACGCGTTCAGGCCGTAAATAATATACTGATGTGAGTACCGGCGGCATGCGTGCTATAAACTGAAATTGCACTATGCGATTGAAAATTGTACCCACCCGAACGTATAGTCCTATATTTTAAGAATATTAGAAAAATACAATTCATGCGGTTCTAACAGGGACTTGTTGTGTTTTTCTAAGAAATGCCCTATTTTGCTCAGATTGAATAGTATTTAAAAATGAACTTTCGATAAACGGCTGATTATCAGGGTAGGGGTTCTTGCATTGGATCGAAGTATTGGCGCACCTTTGTCACGGTAAAACCAAATTTCAAACCAATGAAACAGTTCCGTTTATCAATCGCTGTACTGCTTGCAGTATGGGGTCTGGCTGGCATGGGAGATGCCAACGCCGACAATGGTTCGGGCGCAAATGGGGTGAAGATCGAAAAGTCGGAAAACAAAAAAGTTCGTCTATATATCCCCAACGCTCCCTCGAAAACTGCCGTTGACGTAGCCGTCATCGACGCCGAAGGCAACGTTCTTTACAAAGGAATCGTAGCACACAACAAAGCTGGTCGCCAGTTGTTCAATCTGGCGAACCTGCCCGATGGTCAGTACTTCATTACTGCCACGTCGGATGCGTGGTGGATGTCGCAGGGCATAACCGTGAAAGGCAACGCCCTTAGCGTAGACGCCCGCAATCTGCAACAGGTATCGAAGCCAACGGTAGTGGCTTACGAGAAAAACAAGGTAGAAGTTACGCTGCCCGCCAGCAACCTGAGCGGTGCGCACGTAACGATCTACGACGCGCAGAGTACAGCCGTGTATTCCGACAAGTTTGCCGGTACGACCCGTCGTTTCGACCTGTCGTCGCTGCCCGATGGTGCCTACACAGTGGTGGTTGGCCCCGATCAGAAGCAGTTCAGCACGCCGTTAACGATTCGTCACTAAGCCGAAAGGCCCTAAAAGTCCCGTAGGGACGCAACAGCAGAAGGCGTCGGTAGAGATGTAGGGACGCAACAGCCGAAGGCATCGGTAGAGATGTAGGGACGCAACAGCCGAAGGCATCGGTAGAAATGTAGGGACATAACAGCGCAAGCGTCGGTTCGGGGATAAAACCTACGGAGCCGACGCTTTGCTATTGCGTCATAACGCTACGTCGCTCGTTTCGACAGCTTCGGCAGGTGGGTTTTCGGGGTCTTGCTTTTTGGCCTGATTGATGAGTTTTGCCAGTTTTGGTGTTATCACAGGCTCATTGCCCCGCAGCCGCAAAATGGCTAACTCCTTCATTTTCGACTCGAACACAATATCTACCTCTTTGCCATACGTATTCGCGATTGAGTAGAGCCAATCGGCGTGGGCTTCGCGCCTTGCTTTGGGGTCTTCGCGTTCCTGCCGCGAGTCGGAATAGTGAAAAACGGGCCGAACATCCCAGGTACCATAGGCCATCAGAAAGGCTTCTTCTTCAGTTAGCGTACCGGGATTGAGGGCGTGATGAAAATAATCGAAGACCACGGGCGTACCAATGGCTTCGTAAACCGGCACCAAATCCGCTACGGTGTACAGACTAACCCGGTCGTCGTTTTCAACGGTAAGGCGGGCGCGTAAATTCTCTGACAATAGCCCGAAATTCTGACAAAATCGGGCAATGGTGCCGGGCTTATCGCCGTAGGTGCCGCCTAAATGAATATTAATCTTGTTCCAATGTGACGGTTTCAGACCCATGAGGTCGAAAATTTCAGATTGGTATTCCAGATCCACGAGGGTGTTTTTCAGCACGTTGCCCTGTCCGGCCAAATGATTGAATGGGCCGGGGTGGGTGGTTAGCCGGATAGGCCGACTACCTATTTCTTCCAGCAAGGTCCGGATTTCGGTGAAGTCGGGCAAATTGGCAAGCCGATATTCCGATGCCCACGGGAAAATATCGGATGAGATACGAAACAGGCCAAATCCGTGCGCCAGATTCCAGTCAACAATCGTCAGCAGATCCTGTACATTCTTCAGAGCCAGTTGAGAGGCATACTGAATGCCCCGCTCGGCGAATGTCTTTTTTATCATGCCCCGATTGGTCAGAATTTTTTCGGCCTGAAGGGTCAGATTTATACAGGCATAGCCAACATTGAGTGGTGATACAATCATGCCTGATAAACCTGAATTGGTAGCTTCGGGTTTTGCGCATTTACCGTTCAGTCAAAAGTTGCGAGACAAATACAGCAATAGACCGTCTAAGCCTTATCTTACTATTAACTGATTGAGCAAATTGACAAACAGAACAAAAAACCATCCACCCGCAGCTCACTTTGGCCCATACTGGAACCATACCCCTTCGTCTATGGAAGACTTAACCACCGATCAGATCATTGGTATCGCAACTGGGTATCGAAACATGGCCCGCGCGCTGAACGAGTTTCAGGTACGACGCTGGCCGGAATTTACGCATGAGCAACAGTTAGACGTCAACGCCTATCAGAACAGCCTGCTCAACCGCGCCCACGACCTGCAATCGCTGCTTGTGCGGCCTGCGTTCAAGTACCCGTTAGACATCGCTACGGATATTGTTCAGGCTACCGATACGGCACGCAACAGCCTGAAAATCATTCGTAATCTGACTGTTGCTCTCAATGTAGGGGCAATTATGGTGGCGTTGGCGTCATATGTAGCCCGTGCCAATCTGCGCGGCATTCAAACCGCCCTGCGCGAACTGCGCGAACTGGTTATGCTGGAAGAAGAGAAATAAAATACCCCACCCCGGCTGGGGGTGGGGATAAAAATTATTCGTTTGTCTTTACGCCTACAAGCTCAACCTCAAAAACCAGATTTTGCCCGGCAAGTGGGTGGTTGGCGTCGAGTGTAACGCTACTGTCGCTCAGTTGGCGAACAATGACCGGAATGGGGCGCGGATTGCCATCTTCATGCATGTTGAGCGTCATTCCCACTTCGAGCGGAATATCGTCGGGAATGTCGGAGCGGTTGAGTGTGAAAATCATTTCCTCATTGGCCGAGCCGTAGGCGTCTTCCACCGGAATGTTAATTGTCTTCTTCTCGCCGGTGTTCATGCCTTCCACACCTTCATCGAATCCTTTGATAACCTGACCACTACCAACGATGAATTCGAGGGGAGTGCGTCCCGCCGACGAATCGAAAACAGTGCCGTCGGTGAGAGTGCCGGTATAGTGAACCTGAACGGTATCACCGGCTTTTGCTTGTGCCATGTGTGTAATAGTT from Spirosoma montaniterrae encodes:
- a CDS encoding FKBP-type peptidyl-prolyl cis-trans isomerase yields the protein MAQAKAGDTVQVHYTGTLTDGTVFDSSAGRTPLEFIVGSGQVIKGFDEGVEGMNTGEKKTINIPVEDAYGSANEEMIFTLNRSDIPDDIPLEVGMTLNMHEDGNPRPIPVIVRQLSDSSVTLDANHPLAGQNLVFEVELVGVKTNE
- the uvsE gene encoding UV DNA damage repair endonuclease UvsE; the protein is MIVSPLNVGYACINLTLQAEKILTNRGMIKKTFAERGIQYASQLALKNVQDLLTIVDWNLAHGFGLFRISSDIFPWASEYRLANLPDFTEIRTLLEEIGSRPIRLTTHPGPFNHLAGQGNVLKNTLVDLEYQSEIFDLMGLKPSHWNKINIHLGGTYGDKPGTIARFCQNFGLLSENLRARLTVENDDRVSLYTVADLVPVYEAIGTPVVFDYFHHALNPGTLTEEEAFLMAYGTWDVRPVFHYSDSRQEREDPKARREAHADWLYSIANTYGKEVDIVFESKMKELAILRLRGNEPVITPKLAKLINQAKKQDPENPPAEAVETSDVAL